The following are encoded in a window of Carya illinoinensis cultivar Pawnee chromosome 15, C.illinoinensisPawnee_v1, whole genome shotgun sequence genomic DNA:
- the LOC122296046 gene encoding ATP-dependent DNA helicase PIF2-like, whose amino-acid sequence MYRFVPADIFYGQDEFTNREIDDERVVTIPTEDLLASQVLNSEQKNAYDLILHTLVSNKAGAFFVDGPADTGKTFLYRALLAEIRSKNMIALATASSGVAASILPGGRTTHSRFKIPLNADKSSTCNVSKQGNLAKLLRLAKLIIWDEAPMSTKHSIEALDKMLQDINDTDLPFGGKVIVFGGDFQQVLPVIRNSTKEQQIDSSLASSYLWSIFKKIKLTKNMRARLDPDFSHYLIEVSNGNAPITIDENIEISKEMTIPYTNDLDSLNSLLDAIFGNISNY is encoded by the coding sequence atgtATCGTTTTGTTCCTGCTGATATATTTTACGGTCAAGATGAATTTACAAATAGAGAAATTGACGACGAACGAGTAGTCACAATTCCAACTGAAGATCTACTTGCATCACAAGTCCTAAATTCTGAACAAAAAAATGCGTATGATTTGATATTGCATACATTAGTATCAAATAAAGCTGGTGCTTTTTTCGTTGATGGCCCTGCTGATACCGGTAAAACTTTTCTATACAGAGCACTTCTAGCAGAAATTAGATCGAAAAATATGATAGCACTTGCAACTGCGTCATCCGGTGTTGCTGCCTCCATCTTACCTGGAGGACGAACAACACATTCAAGATTTAAGATTCCATTAAATGCAGATAAAAGCAGCACATGTAATGTGAGTAAACAGGGAAATCTTGCTAAATTATTACGACttgcaaaattaattatatgggatGAAGCACCCATGTCTACAAAACATTCAATAGAAGCATTAGATAAAATGTTGCAAGATATTAATGATACAGATCTCCCTTTTGGTGGGAAAGTTATTGTTTTTGGTGGAGACTTTCAACAAGTATTACCTGTGATTCGTAATAGCACAAAAGAACAACAGATTGATTCAAGCTTAGCTTCTTCTTATTTAtggtctatttttaaaaaaataaaattaacaaaaaatatgagAGCCAGATTAGATCCAGATTTCTCGCATTATTTAATTGAAGTTAGCAATGGTAACGCACCCATAACTATTGACGAAAATATCGAAATTTCCAAAGAAATGACCATTCCCTATACCAATGATCTTGACTCTCTAAATTCTTTATTAGATGCTATTTTTGGAAATATTTCTAACTATTGA
- the LOC122296047 gene encoding uncharacterized protein LOC122296047, with protein MYHYIEDLVPEDGHPSYLQLYFFDTEHELENRIHDAERLDPSIIARLMDILEVNPYCRFFRTLNNISSLENHTIRIRSDIDLDQRVYNAPSVSQVAAIWTETDNCTEQKGQDIIIFNQAGGSHIVQYYFGCYDPLQYPLLFPFGDSGWHQGIKKVERGTISLNAQALESHFIEHSNSAEEFLRKEGQVLKNKKKVPTVSCREYYCFKLQIRDMYMSILLLSGRLLQQFVVDMYIKIETSRLDYFRSKQHEIRSYVYQGIVNSLSVGETCASNIGKRIILHSSFIGGPRDMRKRYMEAMALVQRFGKPNIFLTMTCNPNWEEILEQLNPHEEVQNHPDLIARIFRAKLEELKIDLFKREIFGKVAAYVYTIEYQKRGLPHVHFLIILQKDWRIYAPETFDEIVSAEIPNKTRNLHLYKVVLRHMMHGPCGILNPANICMDKNGICKNRYPKEFTANTTVGTDCFPSYKRSNNGVIARIRGKDLDNRWVVPYNPYLVSKYNCHINVEICCTVKAVKYLYKYIYKGHDRVAFNIISKENNQQIDEIEQFQSGRWITPPEAMWRIYGFTLNEMYPSVYSLHLHLEDQHLVSFRAHEDLNNVLNSYTSKNSMLTEFFYRNQIDENARKLLYREFPEKFVWDSQCRIWTPRKKKKTVIGRIVTANPFEGERYYLRMLLNHIRGATSFEKLRTVNGVVLPMYREAATSHGLLNKDSSLEDCLEEACLYQIPSSLRHLFSTILVYCNPTNPKEFWERFEKEMSTDFLIRNVSSTVVRKMVLQDIASTLESM; from the exons ATGTATCATTATATtgaggatttagttcctgaagATGGGCATCCTTCatatttacaactatatttcTTCGATACGGAGCACGAGTTAGAAAATCGTATTCATGACGCAGAAAGATTAGATCCTTCTATCATTGCTCGATTAATGGATATACTTGAGGTTAATCCATACTGTCGCTTCTTTAGAACCCTCAACAACATTTCAAGTCTTGAAAATCATACAATTCGTATAAGATCAGATATTGATTTAGACCAACGTGTTTACAATGCTCCATCGGTATCGCAAGTAGCAGCTATATGGACAGAAACTGACAACTGTACAGAACAAAAAGGTCaagacattattatttttaaccaaGCAGGAGGCAGTCATATTGTTCAGTATTATTTTGGATGTTATGATCCATTACAATACCCATTATTGTTTCCTTTCGGTGACTCGGGTTGGCACCAGGGAATCAAAAAAGTAGAAAGAGGAACAATATCGTTAAATGCCCAGGCATTAGAATCACACTTTATTGAACATTCAAATAGCGCGGAAGAATTTCTTCGAAAAGAAGGCCaag ttttgaagaataagaagaaagtaCCAACGGTTTCatgtcgtgaatattattgtttcaaattacaaataagAGATATGTACATGTCGATTTTGTTACTATCTGGTCGTTTGCTGCAACAATTTGTTGTCGATATGTACATTAAAATTGAAACATCAAGACTAGATTATTTTCGTTCGAAACAACATGAGATTAGATCATATGTGTATCAAGGTATTGTAAATAGTCTTTCAGTTGGAGAAACTTGCGCATCCAATATTGGAAAACGGATTATTCTACATTCATCTTTTATTGGAGGTCCAAGAGATATGCGGAAGagatatatggaagcaatggcATTAGTTCAACGTTTTGGCAAACCTAATATATTTCTAACCATGACATGTAATCCAAATTGGGAAGAAATCTTAGAACAACTAaatccacatgaagaagttcagAACCACCCTGATTTAATTGCAAGAATCTTTagagcaaaattagaagaattgaagattGATCTGTTTAAGCGAGAAATTTTTGGTAAGGTTGCAGCATATGTTTATACCATCGAATATCAAAAAAGAGGTCTACCACATGTTCATTTCTTAATTATACTTCAGAAAGACTGGagaatttatgcacctgaaacTTTTGACGAAATTGTTTCAGCAGAAATACCTAACAAAACGagaaatttacatttatataaagTCGTCCTTAGACACATGATGCATGGTCCTTGCGGAATATTAAATCCAGCCAATATATGTATGGACAAAAACGGCATTTGTAAGAATCGATACCCCAAAGAATTTACGGCTAACACAACTGTTGGAACTGATTGTTTCCCGTCATACAAACGTTCTAACAATGGAGTCATTGCTAGAATTAGAGGAAAAGATTTAGACAATCGGTGGGTTGTTCCATACAATCCATATCTTGTTTCCAAATATAATTGTCATATTAACGTTGAGATTTGTTGTACAGTTAAAGCtgttaaatatttatacaagtaTATTTATAAAGGACATGATCGTGTTGCTTTCAATATCATTAGCAAAGAAAATAACCAACAAATTGACGAAATCGAACAATTTCAATCGGGAAGATGGATTACTCCACCTGAAGCAATGTGGAGAATATACGGTTTCACGCTTAACGAAATGTATCCATCAGTTTATAGTTTGCACCTACACCTAGAAGATCAACATTTGGTGTCTTTTCGTGCACACGAAGATCTAAACAATGTGTTAAACTCGTATACATCCAAAAACTCGATGTTGACagaattcttttatagaaaccAAATTGACGAGAATGCACGAAAATTGTTGTATAGAGAATTTCCTGAAAAATTTGTTTGGGATTCACAATGTAGAATTTGGactccaaggaaaaaaaaaaaaactgttataggCCGAATTGTTACAGCCAATCCATTTGAAGGTGAAAGATATTATCTACGGATGTTATTGAATCATATCAGAGGAGCAACGTCATTTGAGAAATTAAGAACAGTTAATGGTGTTGTACTACCAATGTATCGTGAAGCAGCTACTTCTCATGGTTTGTTAAACAAAGATAGTAGCTTAGAAGATTGTTTAGAAGAAGCTTGTCTATATCAGATACCAAGTAGTTTAAGACaccttttctcaacaattttgGTGTATTGCAATCCTACGAACCCAAAAGAATTTTGGGAgcgatttgaaaaagaaatgtctACAGATTTTCTTATAAGAAACGTGTCGTCAACAGTTGTTAGGAAGATGGTTCTACAAGATATTGCTTCCACACTAGAATCTATgtga
- the LOC122296511 gene encoding peroxidase 12-like: protein MRTTMAGFTSFPSLLLISSLLLASYGAACASKVQASVTIVDGLSWTFYNSSCPELESIVRTHLKTVFEKDIGQAAGLLRLHFHDCFVQGCDGSILLDGTDSDPSEKDASPNLTLRAKAFQIIEDLRELVHNTCGRVVSCADIVTVAARDSVYLAGGPEYSLPLGRRDGLTFASQETTVNSLPSSTSNASELVAGLANFNLNATDLVALSGAHTIGIGHCTSLTSRLYPTLDSTLDDTFADELLEICPDADSNSTTVLDIRTPNKFDNKYYINLVNRQGLFTSDQDLYMYNVTSDIVTSFALDEELFFDKFVDAMIKMGQLSVLTGEEGEIRANCSVANSDSTVKLTSAEGDQKETGSAYAV from the exons ATGAGGACTACCATGGCTGGTTttacttcttttccttctctgcTTTTGATTTCTTCTCTTTTACTGGCTTCCTATGGCGCCGCTTGTGCCTCAAAGGTACAAGCCTCCGTCACTATAGTGGACGGACTCTCGTGGACATTCTACAATTCTAGCTGCCCTGAGCTTGAATCCATCGTCAGAACCCACCTCAAGACTGTGTTTGAGAAGGACATTGGCCAAGCCGCAGGCTTACTGCGCCTCCATTTCCATGACTGCTTTGTTCAG GGATGCGACGGTTCGATCTTGCTTGATGGAACAGACAGTGATCCCAGTGAGAAGGATGCGTCTCCGAACCTCACTTTGAGAGCTAAGGCATTTCAGATCATCGAGGACCTCCGAGAGCTCGTCCACAATACGTGCGGAAGGGTTGTCTCCTGTGCAGACATTGTTACTGTTGCTGCGCGTGATTCTGTTTATCTG GCAGGAGGTCCCGAGTACAGTCTGCCATTGGGAAGGAGGGACGGGCTAACCTTTGCTTCACAAGAAACAACGGTGAACAGCCTCCCCTCATCCACAAGCAACGCCAGTGAGCTTGTCGCAGGGCTAGCCAACTTTAACCTTAATGCCACAGATCTAGTTGCCCTCTCGGGCGCCCACACCATTGGGATCGGCCACTGCACTTCTCTAACTTCTCGGCTCTACCCAACTCTAGACTCTACCCTGGACGACACTTTCGCCGACGAACTCCTGGAAATCTGCCCCGAtgcagattccaacagcaccacCGTGCTCGATATCCGGACGCCAAACAAATTTGATAACAAGTACTACATTAACCTCGTGAACCGCCAAGGCTTATTCACATCAGACCAAGATCTTTACATGTATAACGTTACAAGTGACATAGTCACTAGCTTTGCGCTCGACGAGGAGCTCTTCTTTGACAAGTTTGTGGATGCCATGATCAAGATGGGGCAGCTGAGTGTGTTGACGGGCGAGGAAGGGGAAATTCGTGCCAATTGCTCGGTGGCGAATTCCGATAGTACTGTAAAATTGACATCTGCGGAAGGAGATCAAAAGGAGACGGGATCAGCTTATGCTGTCTAA